In a genomic window of Sarcophilus harrisii chromosome 4, mSarHar1.11, whole genome shotgun sequence:
- the PDK2 gene encoding pyruvate dehydrogenase kinase, isozyme 2 isoform X1 — translation MIGGGRGRGTGDRLRERRPLKLCWRGRGGRSRLGGWLGRRERELSEAGPRSGAVAAADTTAAAMRWVRALLKNASLAGAPKYIEHFSKFSPSPLSMKQFLDFGSSNACEKTSFTFLRQELPVRLANIMKEINLLPDRVLGTPSVQLVQSWYVQSLLDIMEFLDKDPEDHRTLGQFTDALITIRNRHNDVVPTMAQGVLEYKEAYGDDPVSNQNIQYFLDRFYLSRISIRMLINQHTLIFDGSTNPAHPKHIGSIDPNCDVSEVVKDAYDMAKLLCDKYYMASPSLEIQEINASNSKQPIHMVYVPSHLYHMLFELFKNAMRATVESHESSLTLPPIKVMVALGEEDLSIKMSDRGGGVPLRKIERLFSYMYSTAPTPQPGSGGTPLAGFGYGLPISRLYAKYFQGDLQLFSMEGFGTDAVIYLKALSTDSVERLPVYNKSAWRHYQTIQEAGDWCVPSTEPKNTSTYRVS, via the exons ATGATTGGAGGCGGCCGGGGGCGGGGGACGGGTGATAGGCTGAGGGAGCGTAGGCCGCTAAAGCTGtgctggagggggaggggaggaaggagcagGCTAGGTGGCTGGCTCGGGCGTCGGGAGCGGGAGCTGAGCGAAGCTGGGCCCCGGAGTGGGGCCGTCGCCGCTGCTGACACCACCGCCGCCGCCATGCGCTGGGTTCGGGCGCTGCTAAAAAACGCGTCCCTGGCCGGGGCGCCCAAATACATCGAGCACTTCAGCAAGTTTTCCCCGTCCCCGCTGTCCATGAAGCAGTTTCTGGACTTTG gttCCAGCAATGCCTGTGAAAAAACTTCCTTCACCTTCCTGAGACAGGAGCTGCCTGTGCGGCTGGCCAATATAATGAAGGAGATCAATTTGCTTCCAGACCGGGTACTAGGAACTCCCTCAGTACAGTTGGTACAGAGTTG GTATGTCCAAAGTCTTCTGGACATCATGGAGTTCCTGGACAAAGATCCTGAGGACCATCGCACTCTGGGACA gTTCACAGATGCCTTGATCACAATCCGCAACCGGCACAATGATGTGGTCCCCACTATGGCCCAGGGGGTGCTGGAATACAAAGAGGCCTATGGGGATGATCCCGTCTCCAACCAGAACATCCAGTATTTCCTGGACCGGTTCTATCTTAGCCGGATCTCCATTCGAATGCTCATCAACCAGCATA CATTGATCTTTGATGGCAGCACGAACCCTGCGCACCCCAAACATATTGGCAGTATCGATCCCAACTGCGATGTCTCTGAGGTGGTGAAAG aTGCCTATGATATGGCCAAACTCCTGTGTGACAAATATTACATGGCCTCTCCCAGCCTGGAGATTCAGGAGATCAATG CCTCCAACTCCAAACAGCCCATCCACATGGTCTACGTCCCTTCCCATCTCTACCACATGCTCTTTGAACTCTTCAAG AATGCCATGCGGGCGACTGTGGAGAGCCATGAGTCCAGCCTCACACTGCCACCCATCAAGGTGATGGTGGCCTTGGGTGAGGAAGATCTGTCTATCAAA ATGAGTGACCGGGGTGGGGGAGTTCCTTTGCGAAAGATTGAGAGACTCTTCAGCTACATGTACTCAACAGCTCCCACCCCTCAGCCAGGCTCCGGAGGGACTCCTTTG GCTGGTTTTGGCTACGGACTCCCCATATCTCGCCTCTATGCCAAGTACTTCCAGGGTGACCTGCAGCTCTTCTCCATGGAGGGCTTCGGGACTGACGCTGTCATCTATCTAAAG GCCCTGTCAACAGATTCTGTGGAGCGCTTGCCTGTCTACAACAAGTCAGCCTGGCGTCACTACCAGACCATCCAGGAGGCCGGCGACTGGTGTGTGCCCAGCACGGAGCCCAAGAACACATCCACCTACCGAGTCAGCTAA
- the PDK2 gene encoding pyruvate dehydrogenase kinase, isozyme 2 isoform X2 — MKEINLLPDRVLGTPSVQLVQSWYVQSLLDIMEFLDKDPEDHRTLGQFTDALITIRNRHNDVVPTMAQGVLEYKEAYGDDPVSNQNIQYFLDRFYLSRISIRMLINQHTLIFDGSTNPAHPKHIGSIDPNCDVSEVVKDAYDMAKLLCDKYYMASPSLEIQEINASNSKQPIHMVYVPSHLYHMLFELFKNAMRATVESHESSLTLPPIKVMVALGEEDLSIKMSDRGGGVPLRKIERLFSYMYSTAPTPQPGSGGTPLAGFGYGLPISRLYAKYFQGDLQLFSMEGFGTDAVIYLKALSTDSVERLPVYNKSAWRHYQTIQEAGDWCVPSTEPKNTSTYRVS, encoded by the exons ATGAAGGAGATCAATTTGCTTCCAGACCGGGTACTAGGAACTCCCTCAGTACAGTTGGTACAGAGTTG GTATGTCCAAAGTCTTCTGGACATCATGGAGTTCCTGGACAAAGATCCTGAGGACCATCGCACTCTGGGACA gTTCACAGATGCCTTGATCACAATCCGCAACCGGCACAATGATGTGGTCCCCACTATGGCCCAGGGGGTGCTGGAATACAAAGAGGCCTATGGGGATGATCCCGTCTCCAACCAGAACATCCAGTATTTCCTGGACCGGTTCTATCTTAGCCGGATCTCCATTCGAATGCTCATCAACCAGCATA CATTGATCTTTGATGGCAGCACGAACCCTGCGCACCCCAAACATATTGGCAGTATCGATCCCAACTGCGATGTCTCTGAGGTGGTGAAAG aTGCCTATGATATGGCCAAACTCCTGTGTGACAAATATTACATGGCCTCTCCCAGCCTGGAGATTCAGGAGATCAATG CCTCCAACTCCAAACAGCCCATCCACATGGTCTACGTCCCTTCCCATCTCTACCACATGCTCTTTGAACTCTTCAAG AATGCCATGCGGGCGACTGTGGAGAGCCATGAGTCCAGCCTCACACTGCCACCCATCAAGGTGATGGTGGCCTTGGGTGAGGAAGATCTGTCTATCAAA ATGAGTGACCGGGGTGGGGGAGTTCCTTTGCGAAAGATTGAGAGACTCTTCAGCTACATGTACTCAACAGCTCCCACCCCTCAGCCAGGCTCCGGAGGGACTCCTTTG GCTGGTTTTGGCTACGGACTCCCCATATCTCGCCTCTATGCCAAGTACTTCCAGGGTGACCTGCAGCTCTTCTCCATGGAGGGCTTCGGGACTGACGCTGTCATCTATCTAAAG GCCCTGTCAACAGATTCTGTGGAGCGCTTGCCTGTCTACAACAAGTCAGCCTGGCGTCACTACCAGACCATCCAGGAGGCCGGCGACTGGTGTGTGCCCAGCACGGAGCCCAAGAACACATCCACCTACCGAGTCAGCTAA